One genomic window of Metopolophium dirhodum isolate CAU chromosome 4, ASM1992520v1, whole genome shotgun sequence includes the following:
- the LOC132942394 gene encoding hemicentin-2 isoform X2 has product MRILLCVFVVYLSGWSCLGQEGLTDTREGEDISLKCRFNGQLPSTVADTQYYWLRTNKHNQDNVAIKATPLEGNYKLDFRPELGIYDLLISNSTYERDNGKFECRLKEAGTGREIHSQSFQITVLTPPSPPRISPGTNPVATEGRALELSCTSSGGSPEPIVRWYREGVRDPIDSVTRSGTSTKESITSAVLQVTPTREDDGAVYRCVVWNRAMVEGTKFETRTTLSVNYYPRVQIGPENPLRVERDESITLQCNVDAKPRVNNVRWMRDDRFIATSFTHVIQKVTTQDAGTYTCMADNGLGQTREAELVLDVQYPPVVTVDVGPGAARQREAEEGDGITIQCNVSANPAPISVEWIRDGRPDFRQSGDVLRIPKVTADSGGVYTCRAINILYPSSLSRQRINRIGNASLTLLVRHRPGVARITPDRPVATEGTGVTLTCSASPPGWPTPQYKWWREFDSNGDPSTSATILSTGPKYTIPSVHLGSEGRYRCQAINEMGNGDASSVLLTVHHAPKFVTKLQPHVTRRASDIGFSAICAAQGKPKPAVTWFKDGKEVLPDWFDVSTDETDNSNGVTTVHSTLKFHGKERPRGNQLVPSDRGVYSCAFENDVKKVESSMLLRIEHEPIVLHQFNKVASDLYETAEVICRVQSYPRPEFQWSYNNHMAPLLAGSDGHYEINTTINESGGDIYTSVLQVSNLRETDYGDYSCRVANTLGSVKPTIKLQPKGPPDHPENVTAFDIGHNNVVLQWSSGFNGGVINTKHFVNYKKVSVDENEFDSDCYSAKRLNQPERWQEFDCQTKNPCNVTGLDQHQSYLFKVKAYNTKGHSEYSQETVAMTKVDRIPAPQRVTFDPESHALTINIGATCLQLVGVVEASMGGAREDWHLIETLPLAVSGSTSTHREATILSLVSRRQSTGARSLDEDDLNLIAGSEDEDLIDKPADDVRIRVRLCLRSSQTTCGDYTEAEIGANFVKEQQAMATPTLIALVISCAVFILFVALLFIFCRCKRKTAKKTTGKEYEMDSSTVHPSIIHGPPPYTEPGLDNKALQQSVDLVHDVTKNGVYGSQNDYNTYHTGNGLRPNGVNVGYVENSYSNSNNGGSVNSQDSLWQLKMGGNGSTGGTHISRDDHLHMAERMNHYGGYDPLTHGGYGNMDDYAHYPQLTSASPDYSTHSHVPSRQDYIHSGHLQPADKTRRRDPHLESPYGDVSGLPDPYLEQLIDNEEHMKPQPHLSMSYDESLESGYSTPNSRTRRIIREIIV; this is encoded by the exons GATGGTCGTGTCTGGGACAAGAAGGACTTACCGACACCAGAGAAGGCGAAGACATATCACTGAAATGCCGATTCAATGGACAGCTGCCGTCAACTGTTGCAGATACCCAATATTATTGGCTTAGGACTAACAAGCACAACCAAGACAATGTAGCTATCAAAGCGACTCCGTTGGAAGGCAACTATAA actcGATTTCCGTCCCGAACTAGGAATTTATGATTTACTAATTTCTAACTCGACGTATGAGAGGGATAACGGCAAGTTCGAGTGTCGATTGAAGGAAGCTGGTACTGGCCGAGAAATTCATTCACAGAGTTTCCAAATTACTGTATTAACACCACCTAGTCCACCACGTATCTCACCCGGAACCAACCCCGTGGCTACCGAAGGACGTGCGTTAGAATTGTCTTGCACAAGTTCTGGTGGCAGCCCTGAACCTATTGTCAGATGGTATCGTGAAGGTGTTCGTGATCCTATCGATTCTGTGACACGAAGTGGTACCAGCACCAAGGAATCCATCACATCAGCTGTGTTGCAAGTGACGCCAACTCGTGAAGATGATGGTGCAGTGTATCGGTGCGTGGTGTGGAACAGGGCTATGGTCGAAGGCACAAAGTTCGAAACTAGGACCACACTGAGTGTAAACT ACTACCCTCGCGTCCAGATTGGACCGGAGAACCCGCTACGAGTGGAACGCGACGAGTCCATCACGCTGCAATGTAACGTGGACGCCAAGCCACGCGTCAACAACGTACGGTGGATGCGCGACGACCGTTTCATAGCCACGTCTTTCACGCACGTCATCCAAAAGGTGACCACCCAGGACGCGGGCACGTACACGTGCATGGCCGACAACGGACTGGGGCAGACTCGCGAGGCGGAACTGGTGCTGGACGTTCAGTACCCGCCCGTAGTGACCGTAGACGTGGGACCGGGGGCGGCAAGGCAGCGCGAGGCTGAGGAGGGAGACGGCATCACCATCCAGTGCAACGTTTCCGCCAACCCGGCGCCGATATCCGTCGAGTGGATCCGGGACGGGCGTCCCGACTTCCGACAATCCGGTGACGTGCTCCGCATACCCAAGGTGACCGCCGACTCTGGTGGCGTGTACACGTGCCGTGCCATCAACATTCTGTACCCATCGTCGTTGTCTCGGCAGCGCATTAACCGCATCGGCAACGCGTCCCTCACGCTCCTCGTCAGGCACCGTCCCGGCGTGGCCCGCATCACTCCCGACCGACCCGTGGCCACCGAGGGCACAGGCGTGACGCTCACGTGCTCGGCGTCGCCGCCCGGCTGGCCGACACCGCAGTACAAGTGGTGGCGTGAGTTCGATTCAAATGGTGACCCGTCCACCAGCGCCACGATACTGTCCACCGGCCCGAAATACACCATCCCGTCGGTGCACCTAGGCAGCGAGGGCCGATACAGGTGTCAGGCGATCAACGAGATGGGCAACGGCGACGCGTCTTCGGTGCTGCTTACCGTCCACCACGCCCCGAAGTTCGTTACCAAGTTGCAGCCGCACGTTACCAGACGCGCATCGGACATAGGATTTTCGGCCATCTGCGCCGCGCAGGGAAAGCCCAAGCCTGCGGTCACCTGGTTCAAGGACGGCAAAGAAGTGCTGCCAGATTGGTTCGACGTGAGCACCGACGAGACGGATAACAGCAACGGTGTGACCACCGTGCACAGTACTCTCAAGTTCCACGGCAAGGAGAGGCCTCGAGGTAACCAGTTGGTGCCGTCGGACCGAGGGGTGTATTCCTGCGCGTTCGAGAACGACGTCAAGAAAGTCGAGTCCAGCATGCTCCTCAGAATCGAAC ACGAACCTATCGTGCTCCACCAATTTAACAAAGTAGCCAGTGATTTGTACGAGACAGCTGAAGTCATTTGTCGGGTGCAATCGTATCCTCGACCGGAATTCCAGTGGAGTTATAACAATCACATGGCTCCTTTGCTAGCCGGCAGCGACGGTCACTACGAAATAAACACAACCATAAACGAAAGCGGTGGTGACATTTACACTAGCGTGTTGCAAGTATCCAACCTCCGAGAGACCGATTATGGCGATTACAGTTGTCGTGTAGCCAACACTTTGGGAAGCGTAAAGCCTACAATTAAACTACAGCCTAAAGGACCACCTGACCATCCAGAAAACGTAACAGCTTTCGACATTGGCCACAACAATGTCGTTTTACAATGGAGCAGCGGTTTCAACGGCGGTGTTATCAATACTAAACACTTTGTAAACTATAAAAAGGTTTCCGTGGATGAAAACGAATTCGACAGTGATTGTTACTCGGCCAAGAGGTTAAATCAGCCGGAAAGATGGCAAGAGTTCGATTGCCAAACCAAAAACCCATGCAACGTGACTGGCTTGGATCAACATCAAAGTTACTTATtcaag gtAAAAGCTTACAATACTAAAGGACATAGCGAGTATTCACAGGAGACAGTAGCTATGACTAAAGTGGATCGTATACCAGCGCCTCAACGTGTAACATTTGATCCTGAATCTCATGCTTTAACTATCAACATCGGCGCAACTTGTTTACAACTT gttggTGTTGTCGAAGCATCTATGGGAGGTGCTCGTGAAGATTGGCATTTGATTGAAACTTTGCCACTTGCAGTTAGTGGCAGCACATCCACACATCGTGAAGCTACCATACTATCTTTAGTTTCACGTCGCCAGAGCACTGGCGCTCGTTCATTGGATGAAGATGATCTAAACTTAATTGCTGGTAGTGAAGATGAAGATCTTATTGATAAACCAGCAGATGATGTCCGCATAAGAGTTCGATTGTGTCTTCGGTCTAGTCAGACCACATGTGGTGATTACACAGAAGCTGAAA ttgGTGCAAATTTTGTAAAAGAACAACAAGCGATGGCAACTCCTACACTAATTGCTCTGGTCATATCATGTGCTGTTTTCATTCTATTTGTGGCacttttgtttattttctgTCGTTGCAAGCGCAAAACAGCCAAGAAAACTACGGGCAAAGAATATGAAATGGATTCTTCAAC CGTTCACCCTAGTATTATTCATGGACCCCCACCTTACACCGAACCTGGCCTTGACAACAAAGCATTACAGCAATCTGTAGATCTAGTTCACGATGTCACTAAGAATGGTGTGTATGGATCTCAAAACGACTACAACACTTATCACACGGGCAACGGATTGCGTCCGAATG gggTCAATGTTGGATACGTAGAAAACagttattcaaattcaaataatgGTGGTTCGGTTAACTCTCAAGATTCTCTGTGGCAATTGAAAATGGGCGGTAATGGTAGTACTGGTGGTACACACATCTCTCGCGATGATCATTTACATATGGCTGAACGCATGAACCACTAtg GAGGTTATGATCCATTGACTCACGGTGGCTATGGAAATATGGATGATTACGCACACTATCCACAACTCACATCTGCCAGCCCCGATTATAGCACTCACAGCCACGTACCTTCAAGGCAAGACTATATTCATAGCGGTCATTTACAACCGGCCGATAAAACCCGCAGACGGGACCCTCATCTTG aatCACCATACGGTGACGTGAGTGGCTTGCCTGACCCTTACCTCGAGCAGCTTATTGACAATGAGGAGCACATGAAACCTCAACCACATCTGTCCATGTCATATGACGAAAGTCTCGAGTCTGGATATTCTACACCAAATTCACGGACGCGACGCATAATCAGAGAAATTATTGTTTAG
- the LOC132942394 gene encoding hemicentin-2 isoform X1, translating into MRILLCVFVVYLSGWSCLGQEGLTDTREGEDISLKCRFNGQLPSTVADTQYYWLRTNKHNQDNVAIKATPLEGNYKLDFRPELGIYDLLISNSTYERDNGKFECRLKEAGTGREIHSQSFQITVLTPPSPPRISPGTNPVATEGRALELSCTSSGGSPEPIVRWYREGVRDPIDSVTRSGTSTKESITSAVLQVTPTREDDGAVYRCVVWNRAMVEGTKFETRTTLSVNYYPRVQIGPENPLRVERDESITLQCNVDAKPRVNNVRWMRDDRFIATSFTHVIQKVTTQDAGTYTCMADNGLGQTREAELVLDVQYPPVVTVDVGPGAARQREAEEGDGITIQCNVSANPAPISVEWIRDGRPDFRQSGDVLRIPKVTADSGGVYTCRAINILYPSSLSRQRINRIGNASLTLLVRHRPGVARITPDRPVATEGTGVTLTCSASPPGWPTPQYKWWREFDSNGDPSTSATILSTGPKYTIPSVHLGSEGRYRCQAINEMGNGDASSVLLTVHHAPKFVTKLQPHVTRRASDIGFSAICAAQGKPKPAVTWFKDGKEVLPDWFDVSTDETDNSNGVTTVHSTLKFHGKERPRGNQLVPSDRGVYSCAFENDVKKVESSMLLRIEHEPIVLHQFNKVASDLYETAEVICRVQSYPRPEFQWSYNNHMAPLLAGSDGHYEINTTINESGGDIYTSVLQVSNLRETDYGDYSCRVANTLGSVKPTIKLQPKGPPDHPENVTAFDIGHNNVVLQWSSGFNGGVINTKHFVNYKKVSVDENEFDSDCYSAKRLNQPERWQEFDCQTKNPCNVTGLDQHQSYLFKVKAYNTKGHSEYSQETVAMTKVDRIPAPQRVTFDPESHALTINIGATCLQLVGVVEASMGGAREDWHLIETLPLAVSGSTSTHREATILSLVSRRQSTGARSLDEDDLNLIAGSEDEDLIDKPADDVRIRVRLCLRSSQTTCGDYTEAEIGANFVKEQQAMATPTLIALVISCAVFILFVALLFIFCRCKRKTAKKTTGKEYEMDSSTVHPSIIHGPPPYTEPGLDNKALQQSVDLVHDVTKNGVYGSQNDYNTYHTGNGLRPNGEWVNVGYVENSYSNSNNGGSVNSQDSLWQLKMGGNGSTGGTHISRDDHLHMAERMNHYGGYDPLTHGGYGNMDDYAHYPQLTSASPDYSTHSHVPSRQDYIHSGHLQPADKTRRRDPHLESPYGDVSGLPDPYLEQLIDNEEHMKPQPHLSMSYDESLESGYSTPNSRTRRIIREIIV; encoded by the exons GATGGTCGTGTCTGGGACAAGAAGGACTTACCGACACCAGAGAAGGCGAAGACATATCACTGAAATGCCGATTCAATGGACAGCTGCCGTCAACTGTTGCAGATACCCAATATTATTGGCTTAGGACTAACAAGCACAACCAAGACAATGTAGCTATCAAAGCGACTCCGTTGGAAGGCAACTATAA actcGATTTCCGTCCCGAACTAGGAATTTATGATTTACTAATTTCTAACTCGACGTATGAGAGGGATAACGGCAAGTTCGAGTGTCGATTGAAGGAAGCTGGTACTGGCCGAGAAATTCATTCACAGAGTTTCCAAATTACTGTATTAACACCACCTAGTCCACCACGTATCTCACCCGGAACCAACCCCGTGGCTACCGAAGGACGTGCGTTAGAATTGTCTTGCACAAGTTCTGGTGGCAGCCCTGAACCTATTGTCAGATGGTATCGTGAAGGTGTTCGTGATCCTATCGATTCTGTGACACGAAGTGGTACCAGCACCAAGGAATCCATCACATCAGCTGTGTTGCAAGTGACGCCAACTCGTGAAGATGATGGTGCAGTGTATCGGTGCGTGGTGTGGAACAGGGCTATGGTCGAAGGCACAAAGTTCGAAACTAGGACCACACTGAGTGTAAACT ACTACCCTCGCGTCCAGATTGGACCGGAGAACCCGCTACGAGTGGAACGCGACGAGTCCATCACGCTGCAATGTAACGTGGACGCCAAGCCACGCGTCAACAACGTACGGTGGATGCGCGACGACCGTTTCATAGCCACGTCTTTCACGCACGTCATCCAAAAGGTGACCACCCAGGACGCGGGCACGTACACGTGCATGGCCGACAACGGACTGGGGCAGACTCGCGAGGCGGAACTGGTGCTGGACGTTCAGTACCCGCCCGTAGTGACCGTAGACGTGGGACCGGGGGCGGCAAGGCAGCGCGAGGCTGAGGAGGGAGACGGCATCACCATCCAGTGCAACGTTTCCGCCAACCCGGCGCCGATATCCGTCGAGTGGATCCGGGACGGGCGTCCCGACTTCCGACAATCCGGTGACGTGCTCCGCATACCCAAGGTGACCGCCGACTCTGGTGGCGTGTACACGTGCCGTGCCATCAACATTCTGTACCCATCGTCGTTGTCTCGGCAGCGCATTAACCGCATCGGCAACGCGTCCCTCACGCTCCTCGTCAGGCACCGTCCCGGCGTGGCCCGCATCACTCCCGACCGACCCGTGGCCACCGAGGGCACAGGCGTGACGCTCACGTGCTCGGCGTCGCCGCCCGGCTGGCCGACACCGCAGTACAAGTGGTGGCGTGAGTTCGATTCAAATGGTGACCCGTCCACCAGCGCCACGATACTGTCCACCGGCCCGAAATACACCATCCCGTCGGTGCACCTAGGCAGCGAGGGCCGATACAGGTGTCAGGCGATCAACGAGATGGGCAACGGCGACGCGTCTTCGGTGCTGCTTACCGTCCACCACGCCCCGAAGTTCGTTACCAAGTTGCAGCCGCACGTTACCAGACGCGCATCGGACATAGGATTTTCGGCCATCTGCGCCGCGCAGGGAAAGCCCAAGCCTGCGGTCACCTGGTTCAAGGACGGCAAAGAAGTGCTGCCAGATTGGTTCGACGTGAGCACCGACGAGACGGATAACAGCAACGGTGTGACCACCGTGCACAGTACTCTCAAGTTCCACGGCAAGGAGAGGCCTCGAGGTAACCAGTTGGTGCCGTCGGACCGAGGGGTGTATTCCTGCGCGTTCGAGAACGACGTCAAGAAAGTCGAGTCCAGCATGCTCCTCAGAATCGAAC ACGAACCTATCGTGCTCCACCAATTTAACAAAGTAGCCAGTGATTTGTACGAGACAGCTGAAGTCATTTGTCGGGTGCAATCGTATCCTCGACCGGAATTCCAGTGGAGTTATAACAATCACATGGCTCCTTTGCTAGCCGGCAGCGACGGTCACTACGAAATAAACACAACCATAAACGAAAGCGGTGGTGACATTTACACTAGCGTGTTGCAAGTATCCAACCTCCGAGAGACCGATTATGGCGATTACAGTTGTCGTGTAGCCAACACTTTGGGAAGCGTAAAGCCTACAATTAAACTACAGCCTAAAGGACCACCTGACCATCCAGAAAACGTAACAGCTTTCGACATTGGCCACAACAATGTCGTTTTACAATGGAGCAGCGGTTTCAACGGCGGTGTTATCAATACTAAACACTTTGTAAACTATAAAAAGGTTTCCGTGGATGAAAACGAATTCGACAGTGATTGTTACTCGGCCAAGAGGTTAAATCAGCCGGAAAGATGGCAAGAGTTCGATTGCCAAACCAAAAACCCATGCAACGTGACTGGCTTGGATCAACATCAAAGTTACTTATtcaag gtAAAAGCTTACAATACTAAAGGACATAGCGAGTATTCACAGGAGACAGTAGCTATGACTAAAGTGGATCGTATACCAGCGCCTCAACGTGTAACATTTGATCCTGAATCTCATGCTTTAACTATCAACATCGGCGCAACTTGTTTACAACTT gttggTGTTGTCGAAGCATCTATGGGAGGTGCTCGTGAAGATTGGCATTTGATTGAAACTTTGCCACTTGCAGTTAGTGGCAGCACATCCACACATCGTGAAGCTACCATACTATCTTTAGTTTCACGTCGCCAGAGCACTGGCGCTCGTTCATTGGATGAAGATGATCTAAACTTAATTGCTGGTAGTGAAGATGAAGATCTTATTGATAAACCAGCAGATGATGTCCGCATAAGAGTTCGATTGTGTCTTCGGTCTAGTCAGACCACATGTGGTGATTACACAGAAGCTGAAA ttgGTGCAAATTTTGTAAAAGAACAACAAGCGATGGCAACTCCTACACTAATTGCTCTGGTCATATCATGTGCTGTTTTCATTCTATTTGTGGCacttttgtttattttctgTCGTTGCAAGCGCAAAACAGCCAAGAAAACTACGGGCAAAGAATATGAAATGGATTCTTCAAC CGTTCACCCTAGTATTATTCATGGACCCCCACCTTACACCGAACCTGGCCTTGACAACAAAGCATTACAGCAATCTGTAGATCTAGTTCACGATGTCACTAAGAATGGTGTGTATGGATCTCAAAACGACTACAACACTTATCACACGGGCAACGGATTGCGTCCGAATGGTGAAT gggTCAATGTTGGATACGTAGAAAACagttattcaaattcaaataatgGTGGTTCGGTTAACTCTCAAGATTCTCTGTGGCAATTGAAAATGGGCGGTAATGGTAGTACTGGTGGTACACACATCTCTCGCGATGATCATTTACATATGGCTGAACGCATGAACCACTAtg GAGGTTATGATCCATTGACTCACGGTGGCTATGGAAATATGGATGATTACGCACACTATCCACAACTCACATCTGCCAGCCCCGATTATAGCACTCACAGCCACGTACCTTCAAGGCAAGACTATATTCATAGCGGTCATTTACAACCGGCCGATAAAACCCGCAGACGGGACCCTCATCTTG aatCACCATACGGTGACGTGAGTGGCTTGCCTGACCCTTACCTCGAGCAGCTTATTGACAATGAGGAGCACATGAAACCTCAACCACATCTGTCCATGTCATATGACGAAAGTCTCGAGTCTGGATATTCTACACCAAATTCACGGACGCGACGCATAATCAGAGAAATTATTGTTTAG